From the genome of Segatella hominis, one region includes:
- the recR gene encoding recombination mediator RecR, which yields MIQKYPSALLEKAVSEFAKLPGIGRKTALRLVLHTLRQSDESVEQFVGAVSQLKREVKYCRVCHNVSDTEVCPICSDPRRDASIICVVENIQDVMAVENTQQFHGLYHVLGGIISPMDGIGPADLEIDSLVERVAHGGVDEVILALSSTMEGDTTNFYISRKLADYPVKLSVIARGISVGNELEYTDEVTLGRSIVNRTPFGQ from the coding sequence ATGATACAGAAATATCCATCAGCACTTTTGGAAAAGGCGGTGAGCGAGTTTGCTAAACTGCCGGGAATAGGGCGCAAAACAGCTTTGCGCCTTGTTCTTCATACCCTGCGCCAGAGCGACGAGTCGGTGGAACAGTTTGTGGGTGCCGTCTCTCAACTCAAGCGTGAGGTAAAGTATTGTCGTGTATGTCATAATGTGAGCGATACCGAAGTTTGTCCGATATGCAGTGATCCCCGCCGGGATGCCTCCATTATTTGTGTGGTGGAGAACATTCAGGATGTGATGGCTGTAGAGAATACCCAACAGTTTCACGGACTATATCATGTCTTGGGTGGTATTATTTCTCCAATGGATGGTATCGGACCGGCTGATCTTGAGATAGATTCACTTGTGGAGAGGGTGGCTCATGGAGGTGTCGATGAGGTGATTCTTGCCTTGAGCAGTACAATGGAGGGTGATACCACCAACTTCTACATTTCCCGCAAGTTGGCAGATTATCCAGTAAAACTGTCGGTAATTGCGAGAGGAATTTCAGTAGGTAACGAACTGGAATATACGGATGAGGTAACGCTCGGTCGTTCGATAGTCAATCGTACTCCTTTCGGGCAGTAA
- a CDS encoding glycoside hydrolase family 10 protein yields the protein MIFNNYPPKHEVRAVWLTTIGGIDWPHSYAQSAYSAEKQKQELIEILNRLQKAHINTVLIQTRVRGTMIYPSAYEPWDGCLSGFPGKSPGYDALKFAIEECHKRGMECHAWVVTIPVGKWNALGCKQLRSRFPGLIRKIGPDGYMNPEDNRTADYLAKICGEITRNYDVDGIHLDYIRYPESWNIRVSREKGRKFITRIVEAIHRSVKREKPWVKMSCSPIGKFDDLGRYWSHGWNAYTKVCQDAQGWLKSGLMDELYPMMYFRNEQFFPFAIDWAEQSYGKIVVPGLGIFFLDPKEGKWKIGDITSEMYHLRNIGLGHAFFRNKFLLDNRQGIYDFTSKEFNLYPSLVPAMTWESKRIPISPSCLKTQQVGGKVVLTWNNTAQYEDGTAVSTPYIYNNVYASRTYPVDTEDASNLISARMMGNRITLDLSGDENPLFFAVTAMDGYGNESRPVQNIAKVEDLLLGRQGKAKKLKCSEGRLFLPESAKNADATCFFVESLLGQPLKVLRSVGNSLNISSLSEGVYVLKSLNKKGVSHTLGTFYIRKNKKS from the coding sequence ATGATTTTTAATAATTATCCCCCAAAGCATGAGGTGCGTGCTGTGTGGCTGACCACGATTGGCGGTATCGACTGGCCTCATTCCTATGCGCAGTCTGCTTATTCTGCCGAAAAACAAAAGCAGGAATTGATTGAGATTCTGAATCGCTTGCAGAAAGCGCACATTAATACGGTGCTTATTCAGACCAGAGTACGTGGTACGATGATCTATCCTTCGGCGTATGAGCCTTGGGACGGTTGTTTGTCTGGCTTTCCAGGAAAGAGTCCGGGTTATGATGCGTTGAAGTTTGCGATAGAGGAGTGTCACAAACGGGGTATGGAATGTCATGCATGGGTAGTTACAATTCCGGTGGGTAAGTGGAATGCCTTAGGGTGCAAGCAGCTTCGCAGTCGGTTTCCGGGGTTAATCAGGAAAATCGGACCAGATGGATATATGAATCCGGAAGATAATCGGACTGCTGATTATCTTGCAAAAATTTGTGGTGAGATAACCCGTAATTATGATGTGGATGGTATTCATCTCGATTATATCCGGTATCCGGAGAGTTGGAATATCAGGGTGAGTCGTGAGAAGGGGCGAAAGTTTATTACCCGTATCGTTGAGGCGATACATCGTAGTGTGAAGCGTGAGAAGCCTTGGGTGAAGATGAGCTGTTCTCCTATCGGTAAGTTTGATGACCTTGGCCGTTATTGGAGTCATGGGTGGAACGCCTATACCAAAGTCTGTCAGGATGCGCAGGGTTGGCTCAAGTCGGGCTTGATGGATGAACTTTATCCGATGATGTATTTTCGCAACGAACAGTTCTTTCCGTTTGCAATCGACTGGGCAGAACAGAGTTATGGCAAGATTGTGGTGCCTGGTTTGGGAATTTTCTTTCTGGATCCTAAGGAAGGCAAGTGGAAAATAGGGGACATTACTTCCGAGATGTATCATTTGCGCAATATCGGACTGGGACATGCTTTTTTCCGTAACAAGTTCTTGCTTGACAACCGACAGGGTATCTATGATTTCACATCCAAGGAATTTAATCTTTATCCTTCTTTGGTGCCGGCTATGACGTGGGAGAGCAAGCGTATTCCTATTTCGCCATCTTGTTTGAAAACACAGCAGGTGGGAGGAAAAGTAGTGCTTACCTGGAATAATACTGCGCAATATGAGGATGGAACTGCTGTTTCTACACCTTATATATATAATAATGTATATGCAAGTAGAACTTATCCGGTTGATACGGAAGATGCAAGCAACCTGATTTCGGCAAGAATGATGGGCAATCGGATAACACTCGACCTTTCGGGAGATGAAAATCCGCTCTTTTTTGCTGTTACGGCAATGGACGGATATGGAAATGAAAGCCGTCCGGTGCAAAATATTGCCAAAGTTGAGGACCTTCTGTTGGGGCGGCAGGGGAAAGCTAAAAAGCTAAAATGCAGCGAAGGAAGGCTTTTCTTACCAGAAAGTGCGAAAAATGCAGATGCTACCTGTTTTTTTGTGGAATCCTTGTTGGGACAGCCTTTAAAGGTGCTTCGGAGTGTTGGTAACTCTCTGAATATAAGTAGTTTAAGTGAAGGTGTATATGTCCTGAAAAGCCTGAATAAAAAGGGTGTTTCGCATACCTTAGGAACCTTCTATATCAGAAAAAATAAAAAAAGTTAG
- a CDS encoding outer membrane beta-barrel protein, giving the protein MKKFAILCASLLLTVSANAQFEEGKVYCGASLSGLNLSYNGSSELNLGVQAKAGYLFADNLMAVGLLSYDHSGKDGVKDYVSVGAQGRYYIIQNGLYLGAGVKLAHTGSYNDVMPGVEVGYAFFLSRTVTIEPAIYYDQSFKNHSDFSTVGLRVGIGVYL; this is encoded by the coding sequence ATGAAGAAATTTGCTATTTTATGTGCATCTCTTTTGTTGACGGTGTCGGCAAATGCACAGTTTGAAGAAGGTAAGGTATATTGTGGGGCTTCTCTTTCTGGCCTCAATTTGAGTTATAATGGTTCAAGCGAGCTCAATTTAGGTGTTCAGGCTAAGGCGGGTTATCTCTTTGCCGATAATCTGATGGCTGTAGGTCTGTTGTCTTATGATCATTCGGGCAAGGACGGTGTCAAGGATTATGTTAGCGTAGGTGCGCAGGGTAGATACTATATTATCCAGAATGGTCTCTATTTAGGTGCTGGTGTCAAGTTGGCTCATACCGGTAGCTACAATGACGTGATGCCAGGAGTAGAAGTGGGTTATGCCTTTTTCTTGAGTCGCACCGTGACTATTGAGCCAGCCATTTATTACGACCAGAGTTTCAAGAATCATTCAGACTTCTCAACAGTAGGTCTGCGTGTCGGTATTGGTGTTTATCTGTAA
- a CDS encoding carbon starvation protein A — MVSFMLSLVALVLGYLFYGKFVAHIFGPDDRPTPALTKADGVDFLVLPSWKIFMIQFLNIAGTGPIFGAIMGAWYGPVAYLWIVLGCIFAGAMHDYLSGMLSIRNGGAGLPELVGKYLGGRTKKVMLVFSVLLLMMVGVVFVYSPAIILESIWGSKMWWIIAIFVYYIIATLLPIDKIIGKIYPLFAISLLFMAGALMVGLFVKMPDLPELWSDMANSNNNLNTSWLGVDAFMDKNPIFPCLFITIACGAISGFHATQSPLMARCMKSEKLGRPIFYGSMITEGVVALIWATISIYFFYDGGWKEVVPADVAQQFIAQFGTPDGKSLVQFFDAPTVVKMICSSWLGVAGGILALLGVVAAPITSGDTAFRSARLIIAEFLGIEQHTMHRRLLICIPMFIAAILLLVWQMANPDGFNVIWQYFGWANQTLSVFTLWTLTVYLVENKKPFVVTLVPALFMTVVCSTFLLVSKQALGLQEPMAYTGSCLILVIALVWFYSWYKGLKRKNIGEK; from the coding sequence ATGGTAAGTTTTATGTTAAGTCTTGTAGCCCTTGTGCTCGGCTACTTGTTCTATGGAAAATTTGTAGCACATATTTTCGGTCCTGATGATCGTCCAACTCCAGCGCTGACCAAGGCTGATGGAGTTGACTTTCTCGTATTGCCAAGTTGGAAGATTTTTATGATTCAATTTCTCAATATTGCAGGTACTGGTCCCATCTTCGGTGCCATCATGGGTGCGTGGTATGGTCCCGTAGCTTATCTCTGGATTGTTTTGGGTTGTATCTTTGCCGGTGCGATGCATGATTATCTGAGTGGTATGTTGAGTATTCGTAATGGTGGTGCCGGTTTGCCTGAATTGGTAGGTAAGTATCTGGGTGGCAGAACCAAGAAAGTGATGCTTGTCTTCTCCGTTCTTCTGCTGATGATGGTGGGTGTAGTCTTTGTCTATAGTCCTGCTATTATCCTTGAAAGCATCTGGGGTAGCAAGATGTGGTGGATCATTGCCATCTTCGTCTATTATATTATTGCAACGCTTCTGCCGATTGATAAGATTATCGGCAAGATATATCCTCTGTTTGCCATCTCCCTGTTGTTTATGGCAGGTGCTCTGATGGTTGGACTCTTTGTTAAGATGCCTGATTTGCCTGAACTTTGGAGTGATATGGCAAATAGCAATAACAATCTGAATACGAGTTGGTTAGGTGTGGATGCCTTTATGGATAAGAATCCGATATTCCCTTGCCTCTTCATCACGATAGCCTGTGGAGCCATCAGTGGTTTCCATGCTACTCAAAGTCCTTTGATGGCACGTTGTATGAAAAGTGAGAAGTTGGGCCGTCCTATCTTTTACGGTTCTATGATTACTGAGGGTGTCGTTGCTTTGATATGGGCTACCATTTCTATCTACTTCTTTTATGATGGAGGTTGGAAAGAGGTTGTTCCTGCTGATGTCGCCCAGCAGTTTATCGCTCAGTTTGGTACGCCTGATGGAAAGTCGCTCGTTCAGTTCTTCGATGCTCCTACAGTTGTGAAGATGATCTGTTCCAGTTGGCTTGGTGTGGCTGGTGGAATCCTTGCCCTTCTCGGTGTTGTGGCAGCTCCTATTACCAGTGGCGATACTGCTTTCCGCAGTGCCAGACTCATCATCGCTGAGTTCTTGGGCATCGAACAGCATACAATGCATCGTCGCCTGCTCATCTGTATTCCTATGTTTATAGCAGCCATCCTTCTTTTGGTATGGCAGATGGCAAATCCAGACGGATTCAATGTGATTTGGCAATACTTCGGATGGGCCAACCAGACCTTGTCAGTATTTACTTTATGGACGCTGACGGTTTATCTTGTAGAGAACAAGAAGCCATTTGTGGTCACACTCGTACCAGCACTCTTTATGACAGTGGTATGTTCTACATTCCTGTTGGTCAGCAAGCAGGCTTTAGGATTGCAAGAGCCGATGGCCTATACGGGCAGTTGTCTGATACTAGTAATAGCGCTGGTTTGGTTCTATTCCTGGTATAAGGGATTAAAGCGCAAGAATATCGGAGAAAAGTAG